The following coding sequences are from one Amphiprion ocellaris isolate individual 3 ecotype Okinawa chromosome 19, ASM2253959v1, whole genome shotgun sequence window:
- the arhgap23a gene encoding rho GTPase-activating protein 23 isoform X7 yields MVTCLPLWTPGCLAKGRRDGLSSAGDNPRPPMATRPGREGVSVGWKGPRTLVLRKNSQGFGFTLRHFIVYPPESALHTNLKDEENGNGKGYQKGRMEPMDTIFVKNVREKGPAHQAGLCTGDRLVKVNGESILGKTYSQVIALIQNSESVLELSIMPKDEDVLQLVSAYSQDAYLTGNEPYAGGAENLPPPPPLCYPRTKTAPLAGAPLSAPMGQNQLDNWSRWPGSSSPSSPLDNRSAVGSPASWQEGRAGEPGGVGHSSPAHRTEEIQYGMTSQQPQGQTRGRSYSSSSSSGGPLSSPLQVHYPNHHGAGSSQAQPRKSSSAWTSPPLPQGGPGRSERCQQALSDWYYSQLPERSGRSMQTRHRSYSQDRLSESRRQQQRSGGWPHSASQDTLLLLQQSGPGPHGEPYWSYGDWEGGPGRGQQSSNYTRTRSENLLAQYDRHGRSLEMLDRATTGLVSPRFERPSWLQQAPQPPPRTDAYPRQGSHFCATQAPPVSRPSHPKHHPQTQNQPQQATPQSRRLPPGQSMDDQPVGYRSYSPSFYRKTGRIMQQAHSFRDPSYSGPHLNWNPEGTSAPVAASTASPLASAAPESQDRAYRPTNHERERGAAEAELAAQTQEVVMRQKPPTGRRNAHGMRHPHYALPMDGLEPSLFSPEPKDSTPGSTGDVAPRKPNGNLAPLPIEDDSLASIPFIDEPTSPGADLRARHVPASSVVSSGMSSAPAVVTSPASPTFTFPLTRLFSHDCSSIKSSRRSSYLLAITTERSKSCDEGLNTFREEGRVLRLPKRVKSFFTDGSLDNLGTAEEVRSKRHSTSELGNITYSDVRREGWLHFKQILTEKGKKVGSGMRPWKRVFSVLRSHSLFLYKDKREAVLRGATIGGSAEDEQPISIRGCLVDIAYSETKRKNALRLTTQDFCEYLLQAEDREDMLDWIKVIRENSKTDSEELGFSRQALINKKLNDYRKQSPTSSKPDSSPRMPRMKPQFLLNKTENAAGAPRSPKPEGKDESSPPKSPWGINIMKKTKKAGPKAFGVRLEECQPGANNKFIPMIVEICCGLVEEMGLEYTGIYRVPGNNAMVSLLQDQLNKGVDINPAEEKWQDLNVVSSLLKSFFRKLPEPLFTNDKYNDFIDANRMENASDRLKTMKKLIRDLPDHYYHTLKFLVGHLKTVADHSDKNKMEPRNLALVFGPTLVRTSEDNMKDMVTHMPDRYKIVETLIQHCTWFFTEELDKDEKTPVDTEDVQPAPNIDHLLSNIGRTALLGEASDSTNSDSAKSKGSWGSKKDLTAKDFLTLSIMSAVTGRKRRKRHNARRVGSSTDDDSEHEPIKAGHLGAEEEEEEAESPVGDTAPRAEGEEDDEEEEEEEDDEEVVESGVKAEVEAEEEVVAVIPIRSHCKEEEKGGGRLHEEEVRAEVKGPRWRAPEDARSIVSGYSTLSTLGRSLGSEGRGDDADDEHSELVSETDNESGFASRSLTQERPDKHPTTPTNTQQAAAPRSFLYSHYKPPVLSPTNLLAPPTQLTPDSVERNEGGARSTTPSSSSFSSSSTTHKLHSRPSFNSHKLIQCDTLARKKLKSEKAKARSLDLLELPSAEGTGSGSEGAPRPRSSRTNPSSGSSQESLRPARPKPALPPSEAASFTPTGPGGRSLADHVRARLLGSADDLRSVGLRKPLSPETRRKRRAWRRHTVVASPTETSDKRPPLNVNEFPLSPISQNQVKTQGLPRDADALEQGPATRQAPTSRFHQYL; encoded by the exons GCTAAGGGGCGGAGGGATGGTCTCTCCTCTGCCGGCGACAACCCTCGGCCGCCGATGGCGACCCGGCCGGGAAGAGAGGGGGTCAGCGTGGGCTGGAAGGGTCCGCGGACGCTGGTCCTCCGTAAGAACTCCCAGGGCTTCGGCTTCACGCTGCGCCATTTCATCGTTTACCCTCCAGAGTCCGCCCTGCACACCAACCTCAAG GATGAGGAGAACGGTAATGGAAAGG gGTATCAGAAAGGCCGAATGGAGCCGATGGACACCATATTTGTGAAGAACGTGAGAGAAAAAGGCCCGGCCCACCAGGCGGGTTTGTGCACAG ggGATCGGCTGGTGAAAGTGAACGGAGAGAGCATACTAGGAAAAACATACTCGCAGGTGATCGCCCTTATTCAGAACAG TGAGAGTGTGCTGGAGCTCTCTATTATGCCAAAAGATGAAGACGTGCTTCAGTTGGTAAGT GCATACTCCCAGGATGCCTACCTGACGGGTAACGAACCATACGCCGGGGGAGCTGAGAACCTCCCGCCACCGCCCCCCTTGTGCTACCCGCGAACCAAGACCGCGCCCCTCGCTGGAGCCCCACTGTCTGCCCCAATGGGCCAGAACCAGCTGGATAACTGGAGTCGCTGGCCAGGCTCTTCCAGCCCTTCATCCCCGTTGGACAACCGCTCTGCTGTGGGCAGCCCCGCCAGCTGGCAGGAGGGGCGGGCGGGCGAACCCGGCGGTGTCGGTCACAGCAGCCCGGCTCACCGCACAGAGGAGATCCAGTACGGTATGACCAGCCAGCAGCCTCAAGGCCAGACCAGGGGGCGCTCCTACTCATCGTCTTCTTCATCAGGAGGCCCCCTGTCCAGTCCTCTGCAAGTCCACTACCCCAACCACCATGGTGCCGGTTCCTCACAAGCTCAACCACGTAAGTCCAGCTCAGCCTGGACCAGTCCACCCCTGCCCCAGGGTGGTCCTGGCCGGTCCGAGCGCTGCCAGCAGGCCCTCTCAGACTGGTACTACAGCCAGCTGCCGGAGCGCTCAGGACGCAGCATGCAAACCCGACACCGCAGCTACTCTCAAGACCGACTCAGCGAatccaggaggcagcagcagcggtcGGGTGGTTGGCCTCACAGCGCCTCCCAGGACACTCTGCTGTTACTGCAGCAGTCTGGACCAGGACCCCATGGCGAGCCTTACTGGTCATACGGAGACTGGGAGGGGGGTCCAGGTAGGGGCCAACAGTCTTCTAACTACACTCGGACACGCTCTGAGAATTTGCTCGCCCAGTACGATCGCCACGGCCGCTCCTTGGAAATGTTGGACAGAGCAACGACGGGATTAGTCTCACCTCGGTTTGAGAGGCCCTCGTGGCTCCAGCAGGCTCCCCAGCCGCCCCCCAGGACTGACGCCTACCCGAGGCAGGGGAGCCACTTCTGCGCAACACAAGCCCCTCCAGTGTCCCGACCGTCTCATCCTAAACACCATCCCCAGACCCAGAACCAGCCCCAGCAGGCGACCCCTCAGAGCAGGCGGCTTCCTCCGGGGCAGAGCATGGACGACCAGCCGGTGGGCTACCGCAGCTACAGCCCCTCGTTCTACCGCAAGACGGGCCGCATCATGCAGCAGGCCCATTCTTTCAGGGACCCATCGTATTCTGGCCCCCACTTGAACTGGAATCCTGAGGGCACTTCAGCACCCGTCGCCGCCTCCACTGCATCCCCTCTTGCCTCCGCCGCCCCCGAGTCCCAGGACAGAGCGTACCGGCCCACCAACCATGAGAGGGAACGAGGTGCAGCGGAGGCGGAGTTGGCGGCACAGACCCAGGAGGTGGTGATGAGGCAAAAGCCCCCCACCGGGCGGAGGAACGCCCACGGCATGCGACACCCCCACTACGCCCTGCCTATGGACGGGCTGGAACCCTCTTTGTTTTCTCCAGAACCCAAAGACTCGACCCCCGGTTCCACAGGAGATGTCGCCCCACGCAAACCAAACGGCAACCTCGCCCCCCTCCCCATAGAGGACGACTCTCTGGCCTCCATCCCCTTCATAG ACGAGCCGACTAGCCCCGGCGCTGACTTGCGTGCCCGCCATGTGCCGGCGTCCTCCGTGGTGTCCAGCGGCATGAGTTCGGCGCCCGCCGTGGTCACCAGCCCCGCCTCCCCCACCTTCACCTTCCCCCTCACTAGGCTCTTCTCACACGACTGCA GCAGTATTAAATCCAGTCGCCGTTCCTCCTATCTTCTAGCCATCACCACCGAGCGGTCAAAGTCGTGCGACGAAGGACTCAACACGTTCAGGGAGGAGGGACGAGTCCT GAGGCTCCCAAAAAGAGTGAAGAGTTTCTTCACAGATGGG tctcTGGACAACCTTGGCACAGCAGAGGAGGTTCGCTCCAAACGTCACTCCACCTCGGAGCTGGGGAACATCACCTACAGCGACGTCCGGCGAGAAGGATGGTTGCACTTCAAACAAATCCTCACTGAGAAGGGAAAG AAGGTGGGAAGCGGCATGCGTCCGTGGAAGCGCGTCTTCTCCGTTCTCCGCTCCCATTCGCTGTTCCTCTACAAGGACAAGAGGGAGGCGGTGCTCCGTGGAGCGACGATCGGCGGTTCGGCCGAGGATGAGCAGCCAATCAGCATCCGGGGCTGCCTGGTGGACATCGCATACAGCGAGACAAAGAGGAAGAACGCCCTGCGATTGACCACCCAGGACTTCTGCGAGTACCTGCTGCAGGCGGAGGACCGGGAGGACATGCTGGACTGGATCAAGGTCATCAGGGAGAACAGCAAGACGGACAGCGAG GAGCTCGGCTTTTCCAGACAGGCCCTCATCAATAAGAAGCTCAATGATTACAGAAAACAAAG TCCAACATCCAGTAAACCAGACTCGTCTCCCAGGATGCCCCGAATGAAGCCTCAATTCCTGCTCAACAAGACGGAGAATGCAGCCGGAGCACCACGATCCCCGAAACCAGAAGGCAAAG ATGAGAGCAGCCCTCCGAAGTCTCCGTGGGGAATCAACATcatgaagaagacaaagaaggcCGGGCCCAAAGCTTTCGGTGTGCGATTAGAGGAATGTCAGCCTGGTGCAAATAACAAG TTCATCCCGATGATTGTGGAGATCTGCTGTGGCCTGGTGGAGGAGATGGGTCTGGAATACACCGGAATCTACCGAGTCCCCGGGAATAACGCCATGGTGTCGCTGCTTCAGGATCAGCTCAACAAGGGCGTTGACATCAACCCTGCAGAGGAG AAATGGCAGGACCTCAACGTCGTCAGCAGTTTACTCAAGTCATTTTTCAGGAAACTCCCAGAACCACTTTTCACCAACG ACAAGTACAACGACTTTATTGATGCAAATCGGATGGAAAACGCATCAGACAGACTAAAGACCATGAAGAAGCTG ATCCGAGACCTCCCAGATCATTATTACCACACGCTCAAGTTCCTGGTGGGTCACCTGAAGACTGTAGCCGACCACTCAGATAAAAACAAG ATGGAGCCTCGTAACTTGGCTCTGGTGTTTGGACCGACGCTGGTTCGGACGTCCGAGGACAACATGAAAGATATGGTCACTCACATGCCTGACCGCTACAAGATAGTAGAGACGCTCATCCAACAT TGCACCTGGTTCTTCACTGAAGAGCTGGACAAGGATGAGAAG ACGCCGGTGGACACGGAGGATGTCCAGCCAGCACCAAACATCGACCACCTGCTGTCCAACATCGGCAGGACCGCTCTGCTAGGGGAGGCCTCGG ACTCAACCAACAGTGACTCAGCTAAATCAAAG GGGTCGTGGGGGTCGAAGAAGGACCTGACAGCCAAGGACTTCCTGACTCTGTCCATCATGTCGGCAGTTACAGGCCGTAAACGCAGGAAGCGCCACAACGCCCGCCGTGTGGGCAGCAGCACCGATGACGACTCCGAGCACGAGCCAATCAAAGCTGGGCATCTgggggcagaggaggaggaagaggaggcggaGTCGCCGGTAGGTGACACTGCCCCTCGAGCTGAGGGAGAGGAGgacgatgaggaggaggaagaggaggaagatgacgaGGAAGTTGTAGAGAGCGGAGTGAAAGCGGAGGTCGAagcggaggaggaggtggtggcgGTTATTCCCATTCGGTCACACTgcaaggaggaagagaagggaggaggaagGCTACACGAGGAGGAGGTGCGGGCGGAGGTGAAGGGGCCGAGGTGGCGAGCTCCAGAGGATGCTCGCTCCATCGTTTCCGGCTACTCCACCCTTTCCACATTAGGGCGGAGCTTAGGGTCGGAGGGGAGGGGCGACGACGCAGATGACGAGCACAGCGAGCTGGTGAGCGAGACGGACAATGAGAGCGGCTTTGCCTCGCGCTCCCTCACCCAGGAGAGGCCTGACAAACACCCAACGACACCCACCAACACCCAACAGGCAGCAGCACCCCGCAGCTTCCTCTACTCCCACTACAAACCCCCTGTTCTGTCACCCACCAACCTTCTTGCCCCGCCCACCCAGCTCACCCCGGACTCTGTGGAGAGGAACGAAGGAGGCGCTCGCTCCACCAcgccttcatcctcctccttctcctcctcctccaccacccacAAACTGCACTCGCGGCCTTCCTTCAACTCCCACAAGCTGATCCAGTGCGACACTCTGGCCAGGAAGAAGCTGAAGTCGGAGAAGGCCAAGGCTCGTTCCCTGGACCTGCTGGAGCTCCCTAGTGCCGAGGGGACCGGCTCCGGGTCGGAAGGTGCACCCAGACCGAGGAGCTCCAGGACCAACCCTTCCTCAGGTAGCAGCCAGGAGAGCCTACGCCCGGCCCGACCCAAACCAGCCCTGCCACCCAGTGAGGCCGCCTCCTTCACCCCAACCGGTCCAGGCGGCAGATCTCTGGCCGATCACGTTCGCGCTCGACTGCTAGGTTCGGCAGACGACTTGCGCAGCGTTGGACTGAGGAAACCGCTGTCACCTGAGACTCGCAGGAAGAGACGGGCCTGGCGAAGGCACACCGTGGTGGCCTCCCCAACTGAGACGTCCGACAAGAGACCCCCGCTGAATGTCAACGAGTTCCCCTTGTCTCCCATCAGTCAAAACCAGGTAAAAACACAAGGGCTGCCTCGGGATGCAGACGCACTCGAACAAGGACCCGCTACACGTCAAGCACCCACCTCCAGATTCCACCAGTACCTGTAG
- the arhgap23a gene encoding rho GTPase-activating protein 23 isoform X11, giving the protein MLVLGDADLSKPNAPMPAAMLPCPAPAGSDWSFQNPVGVDCSSPEPRCIWLAVLRGTTGPMPPPTPPTMPSAPPRAKGRRDGLSSAGDNPRPPMATRPGREGVSVGWKGPRTLVLRKNSQGFGFTLRHFIVYPPESALHTNLKDEENGNGKGYQKGRMEPMDTIFVKNVREKGPAHQAGLCTGDRLVKVNGESILGKTYSQVIALIQNSESVLELSIMPKDEDVLQLVSAYSQDAYLTGNEPYAGGAENLPPPPPLCYPRTKTAPLAGAPLSAPMGQNQLDNWSRWPGSSSPSSPLDNRSAVGSPASWQEGRAGEPGGVGHSSPAHRTEEIQYGMTSQQPQGQTRGRSYSSSSSSGGPLSSPLQVHYPNHHGAGSSQAQPRKSSSAWTSPPLPQGGPGRSERCQQALSDWYYSQLPERSGRSMQTRHRSYSQDRLSESRRQQQRSGGWPHSASQDTLLLLQQSGPGPHGEPYWSYGDWEGGPGRGQQSSNYTRTRSENLLAQYDRHGRSLEMLDRATTGLVSPRFERPSWLQQAPQPPPRTDAYPRQGSHFCATQAPPVSRPSHPKHHPQTQNQPQQATPQSRRLPPGQSMDDQPVGYRSYSPSFYRKTGRIMQQAHSFRDPSYSGPHLNWNPEGTSAPVAASTASPLASAAPESQDRAYRPTNHERERGAAEAELAAQTQEVVMRQKPPTGRRNAHGMRHPHYALPMDGLEPSLFSPEPKDSTPGSTGDVAPRKPNGNLAPLPIEDDSLASIPFIDEPTSPGADLRARHVPASSVVSSGMSSAPAVVTSPASPTFTFPLTRLFSHDCSSIKSSRRSSYLLAITTERSKSCDEGLNTFREEGRVLRLPKRVKSFFTDGSLDNLGTAEEVRSKRHSTSELGNITYSDVRREGWLHFKQILTEKGKKVGSGMRPWKRVFSVLRSHSLFLYKDKREAVLRGATIGGSAEDEQPISIRGCLVDIAYSETKRKNALRLTTQDFCEYLLQAEDREDMLDWIKVIRENSKTDSEELGFSRQALINKKLNDYRKQSPTSSKPDSSPRMPRMKPQFLLNKTENAAGAPRSPKPEGKDESSPPKSPWGINIMKKTKKAGPKAFGVRLEECQPGANNKFIPMIVEICCGLVEEMGLEYTGIYRVPGNNAMVSLLQDQLNKGVDINPAEEKWQDLNVVSSLLKSFFRKLPEPLFTNDKYNDFIDANRMENASDRLKTMKKLIRDLPDHYYHTLKFLVGHLKTVADHSDKNKMEPRNLALVFGPTLVRTSEDNMKDMVTHMPDRYKIVETLIQHCTWFFTEELDKDEKTPVDTEDVQPAPNIDHLLSNIGRTALLGEASAEPVEQPLRLNQQ; this is encoded by the exons GCTAAGGGGCGGAGGGATGGTCTCTCCTCTGCCGGCGACAACCCTCGGCCGCCGATGGCGACCCGGCCGGGAAGAGAGGGGGTCAGCGTGGGCTGGAAGGGTCCGCGGACGCTGGTCCTCCGTAAGAACTCCCAGGGCTTCGGCTTCACGCTGCGCCATTTCATCGTTTACCCTCCAGAGTCCGCCCTGCACACCAACCTCAAG GATGAGGAGAACGGTAATGGAAAGG gGTATCAGAAAGGCCGAATGGAGCCGATGGACACCATATTTGTGAAGAACGTGAGAGAAAAAGGCCCGGCCCACCAGGCGGGTTTGTGCACAG ggGATCGGCTGGTGAAAGTGAACGGAGAGAGCATACTAGGAAAAACATACTCGCAGGTGATCGCCCTTATTCAGAACAG TGAGAGTGTGCTGGAGCTCTCTATTATGCCAAAAGATGAAGACGTGCTTCAGTTGGTAAGT GCATACTCCCAGGATGCCTACCTGACGGGTAACGAACCATACGCCGGGGGAGCTGAGAACCTCCCGCCACCGCCCCCCTTGTGCTACCCGCGAACCAAGACCGCGCCCCTCGCTGGAGCCCCACTGTCTGCCCCAATGGGCCAGAACCAGCTGGATAACTGGAGTCGCTGGCCAGGCTCTTCCAGCCCTTCATCCCCGTTGGACAACCGCTCTGCTGTGGGCAGCCCCGCCAGCTGGCAGGAGGGGCGGGCGGGCGAACCCGGCGGTGTCGGTCACAGCAGCCCGGCTCACCGCACAGAGGAGATCCAGTACGGTATGACCAGCCAGCAGCCTCAAGGCCAGACCAGGGGGCGCTCCTACTCATCGTCTTCTTCATCAGGAGGCCCCCTGTCCAGTCCTCTGCAAGTCCACTACCCCAACCACCATGGTGCCGGTTCCTCACAAGCTCAACCACGTAAGTCCAGCTCAGCCTGGACCAGTCCACCCCTGCCCCAGGGTGGTCCTGGCCGGTCCGAGCGCTGCCAGCAGGCCCTCTCAGACTGGTACTACAGCCAGCTGCCGGAGCGCTCAGGACGCAGCATGCAAACCCGACACCGCAGCTACTCTCAAGACCGACTCAGCGAatccaggaggcagcagcagcggtcGGGTGGTTGGCCTCACAGCGCCTCCCAGGACACTCTGCTGTTACTGCAGCAGTCTGGACCAGGACCCCATGGCGAGCCTTACTGGTCATACGGAGACTGGGAGGGGGGTCCAGGTAGGGGCCAACAGTCTTCTAACTACACTCGGACACGCTCTGAGAATTTGCTCGCCCAGTACGATCGCCACGGCCGCTCCTTGGAAATGTTGGACAGAGCAACGACGGGATTAGTCTCACCTCGGTTTGAGAGGCCCTCGTGGCTCCAGCAGGCTCCCCAGCCGCCCCCCAGGACTGACGCCTACCCGAGGCAGGGGAGCCACTTCTGCGCAACACAAGCCCCTCCAGTGTCCCGACCGTCTCATCCTAAACACCATCCCCAGACCCAGAACCAGCCCCAGCAGGCGACCCCTCAGAGCAGGCGGCTTCCTCCGGGGCAGAGCATGGACGACCAGCCGGTGGGCTACCGCAGCTACAGCCCCTCGTTCTACCGCAAGACGGGCCGCATCATGCAGCAGGCCCATTCTTTCAGGGACCCATCGTATTCTGGCCCCCACTTGAACTGGAATCCTGAGGGCACTTCAGCACCCGTCGCCGCCTCCACTGCATCCCCTCTTGCCTCCGCCGCCCCCGAGTCCCAGGACAGAGCGTACCGGCCCACCAACCATGAGAGGGAACGAGGTGCAGCGGAGGCGGAGTTGGCGGCACAGACCCAGGAGGTGGTGATGAGGCAAAAGCCCCCCACCGGGCGGAGGAACGCCCACGGCATGCGACACCCCCACTACGCCCTGCCTATGGACGGGCTGGAACCCTCTTTGTTTTCTCCAGAACCCAAAGACTCGACCCCCGGTTCCACAGGAGATGTCGCCCCACGCAAACCAAACGGCAACCTCGCCCCCCTCCCCATAGAGGACGACTCTCTGGCCTCCATCCCCTTCATAG ACGAGCCGACTAGCCCCGGCGCTGACTTGCGTGCCCGCCATGTGCCGGCGTCCTCCGTGGTGTCCAGCGGCATGAGTTCGGCGCCCGCCGTGGTCACCAGCCCCGCCTCCCCCACCTTCACCTTCCCCCTCACTAGGCTCTTCTCACACGACTGCA GCAGTATTAAATCCAGTCGCCGTTCCTCCTATCTTCTAGCCATCACCACCGAGCGGTCAAAGTCGTGCGACGAAGGACTCAACACGTTCAGGGAGGAGGGACGAGTCCT GAGGCTCCCAAAAAGAGTGAAGAGTTTCTTCACAGATGGG tctcTGGACAACCTTGGCACAGCAGAGGAGGTTCGCTCCAAACGTCACTCCACCTCGGAGCTGGGGAACATCACCTACAGCGACGTCCGGCGAGAAGGATGGTTGCACTTCAAACAAATCCTCACTGAGAAGGGAAAG AAGGTGGGAAGCGGCATGCGTCCGTGGAAGCGCGTCTTCTCCGTTCTCCGCTCCCATTCGCTGTTCCTCTACAAGGACAAGAGGGAGGCGGTGCTCCGTGGAGCGACGATCGGCGGTTCGGCCGAGGATGAGCAGCCAATCAGCATCCGGGGCTGCCTGGTGGACATCGCATACAGCGAGACAAAGAGGAAGAACGCCCTGCGATTGACCACCCAGGACTTCTGCGAGTACCTGCTGCAGGCGGAGGACCGGGAGGACATGCTGGACTGGATCAAGGTCATCAGGGAGAACAGCAAGACGGACAGCGAG GAGCTCGGCTTTTCCAGACAGGCCCTCATCAATAAGAAGCTCAATGATTACAGAAAACAAAG TCCAACATCCAGTAAACCAGACTCGTCTCCCAGGATGCCCCGAATGAAGCCTCAATTCCTGCTCAACAAGACGGAGAATGCAGCCGGAGCACCACGATCCCCGAAACCAGAAGGCAAAG ATGAGAGCAGCCCTCCGAAGTCTCCGTGGGGAATCAACATcatgaagaagacaaagaaggcCGGGCCCAAAGCTTTCGGTGTGCGATTAGAGGAATGTCAGCCTGGTGCAAATAACAAG TTCATCCCGATGATTGTGGAGATCTGCTGTGGCCTGGTGGAGGAGATGGGTCTGGAATACACCGGAATCTACCGAGTCCCCGGGAATAACGCCATGGTGTCGCTGCTTCAGGATCAGCTCAACAAGGGCGTTGACATCAACCCTGCAGAGGAG AAATGGCAGGACCTCAACGTCGTCAGCAGTTTACTCAAGTCATTTTTCAGGAAACTCCCAGAACCACTTTTCACCAACG ACAAGTACAACGACTTTATTGATGCAAATCGGATGGAAAACGCATCAGACAGACTAAAGACCATGAAGAAGCTG ATCCGAGACCTCCCAGATCATTATTACCACACGCTCAAGTTCCTGGTGGGTCACCTGAAGACTGTAGCCGACCACTCAGATAAAAACAAG ATGGAGCCTCGTAACTTGGCTCTGGTGTTTGGACCGACGCTGGTTCGGACGTCCGAGGACAACATGAAAGATATGGTCACTCACATGCCTGACCGCTACAAGATAGTAGAGACGCTCATCCAACAT TGCACCTGGTTCTTCACTGAAGAGCTGGACAAGGATGAGAAG ACGCCGGTGGACACGGAGGATGTCCAGCCAGCACCAAACATCGACCACCTGCTGTCCAACATCGGCAGGACCGCTCTGCTAGGGGAGGCCTCGG CTGAGCCTGTGGAGCAGCCACTGCG ACTCAACCAACAGTGA